Sequence from the Oceanispirochaeta sp. M1 genome:
GATCATTCTCTGAAGATAGCAGGAAGGAATACTTCTATCTTTTCGGATTCCGCAAGAAGTGAGATCCATAATCGATCAGAAGGGATTAACAGGCAGGTTAATAAAATCTGTTATCAGGCATTGATCAGCGGAGCAATTAGTAAACGCGAAATTATCGATTCAAAAGACCTTCCCTTCCCCCAATGAAATTGACTCTATGATTTTCCATTGGTCGTCAGTTGGTAATGCAGTGTGTTCACATTCTGCAGAGCTGACTGTCGAGTGGTGGAAACCAAGCTTGTCAGGTGGTGGAAGTGCTGGCGGGCGGGTAACAGCTTGGAATAATAACTTCAGTTAATTCAGTGCAATTTTGAAAGCTTGAATGTCTTATTCGTGTGACTCCTTCAGGAATGTTTAGCTTGGTTATGCTTGTGCAATTCATGAATGACATGGGTCCTATTCCTGCAAGATCATACCCCATCAGCTGGGAAATAGGGGTTACTTCTCCACTGAGTGTTTCATCACAATCTACAGTTTCCATTGTCATCGTTGCCCCAATGGATCTATATTTGATGCCTTTAAAAAACACACCCGGAGTTATCATATTTCCATAAATGGCATAGAGCACAATATCGCTGTCACTGACAACTAAGCTGTCACCCTCCATGTAATCTGTGCCGCTTTTATCTGCAGCCGTGTTCCAGCATACAAAGAGATTTAATCCCTCTGCCAGACTGCCCGGATTTCCCAGGATGGTGATGCTCTCACCCGTGGAATATACTGTTGAATCGCCGGGAGCTGTTCCGGCATCATTTCCATTGCTATTGTAGGTGATGCTGTGTTCCGTGGCAGCTGCAATTGGTGTCTCATTCGTATTGCTTGTATCACTCGTACTTGCCGTTACATCGGGATTCCCGTCACCATCTGTATCGATCCCTGTAACTGTTCCATCGTCGCTGACAATGACTGTCCCTGCTGTTCCGCTGCCATCTTTGGCAGTATTCAGAGTACTCGTACCTGTTGCCGAGACGATGAGGTAGAAATCAACAATTCCATCGTTGTTAAAGTCCAGAGCATAGATTCCTGTAGATGGGTTGGATTCACTTTCAACAAGGGGGACATCAACGGTACCATCACCATCTAAATCCAATCCCTTTTCTTCCTCCGTCATGACCATATCGACCAGGACGCTCTTTCCGTCTGTATCCAGGAGTTTCACTTTTGTTTCGCCGTTTAAATCTATCCGTTCCAGTTCAGAAATCAGGTTGCTGCATCCTGCCAGGATCAACAGAAATGATAATATCAGTATTACTTTCGATTGTATTTTTTTCATGAATTTTTCCCTTTTATTTAGAATCTGAGACTCATACCCAGTTGGGCTCCCAGGGTGCTGCCGGTATTTTCATCCTCAAAGAAGTAAATCCAGGAGGGCCGGATGTAAACGGCAATATTGTCATTGAGATTGTAGGAGGTTTTTATGCTGATCCGACCTGCTGTATCCAGAAAATAATCAACACTGTTGTTTCCGGTTCGATAAACATCACCATAGGCTATGTGATTTATGATTCCGATGCCCAGTTCGGGAATAATCTCTATATCCTTAGTGGCATGAAAGGTATAAGCGAGTCCTGTAAAAAGGGGAACATCAATAAAGAAGTCAACCCATGTCGTTTTAGACTGGCATTTATTAACTTCTGCAGAGGCGAAAAAAATAAGATCGTCCTCAAAGCCCGGGCTTACATTTATCTGAAACCCGGTGCCGAAAGAGAATCCTGCATAATTTCCGTAATCACCCAGGGGCAAGCCGAACTGCACCCCTGCATCGATTGAATTCAGGGCATTGAGAGACATAGTGGATATAAGAAGTAACATAGCAAATAGACTTTTTTTCATTTGTATTCGATTCTCCCAGGAAATGAACATTGTTAGTTCTCTAATCTAAGAGCGAAAAGTTCTGCCCACAACTATCCCTTGGAATAGGTTTCAGTTTTTTAATGAGGATTTAAGATAAAAAATCAAATAAACTATAATGAAGGGAAGGGCCATTCATATGTTCTTAATCTTGACCCTTTTAATCGTATTTGACGGAGATTTCTCTTCTGATCCAATATATGTTCTCAAAAAAGTAATTTTGACAAAATTAAAGATATGTAATAATAACATTCCCATTAAAGGATATTAAAGTATTATTTCTTTTCTGTATAAGTATTAAGTATTTATTATGATTTCTTAAACAGTTTGAAAAACCCTTCCATCTCTCAATCATAAAACTTTAAAAGTAAGAATATCAGACAATAGGGTAAAAAGCCCTTTACAAATATCGGATTGTGGTATTATCATACAATACAACAAACGCAAATAAGTTTAAAGAAAACAGGAGATAAATATGAGTAATATGAGTCCAATGAAAAAATCAGTGTCCATCTGTGATATGGAAGTCTGGAACGATTCCTGTTCTATCGAAGAGCTGGAATATGCCATCGGCCACGGAGCCTCCGGAGCGACTACCAACCCCGTTATTGTTCTTAATGTTCTAAAGAAAGAAATGCACCTCTGGCAGGGTAGAATTAAAGAACTTATCAAAGAAATGCCCACTGCTTCAGAAGTGGATATATCCTGGAAGCTGATTGAAGAGATGGCCGTAAAGGGTGCTGATGTTCTGAAACCTGTTTTTGATGAAACTAAGGGTAAGAAGGGTAGAATCTCCATTCAGACAAATGCCCAGCTCTATAGAGATGCAGAAGCCATGACAGCTCAGGCTGTTCAGTTTAATAAACTGGCTTCTAATATGATGGTTAAAATGCCTGCAACCGCTGCCGGAATTAAAGCCTTTGAAGAGGCTACATACCAGGGTGTCAACATCAACGCCACTGTAAGTTTTACTGTTCCTCAGGCTGTTGCCGTGGGTGAAGCAGTAGAGCGCGGATTGAAAAGAAGAGAAGCCGAAGGGAAAGATGTTTCAAACATGACTCCCGTATGTACCATCATGGTGGGGCGTCTGGATGACTGGCTCAAAATTGTTGCGGCTAAAGAAGGCATTATTACCAACCCCGGAACTCTGGACTGGGCTGGTGTGGCTGCTTTCAAGGAAGCCTATAAGATCTATAAAGAAAAGGGATTCAGAACCAGACTCCTCTCTGCAGCCTACAGAAACCATCTGCACTGGTCACAGTTGATCGGTGATGACATTGTTCAGACAATTCCCGGAGGATGGCAGAAAAAGTTTAACAACTGTGATGTTCCTGTAGAAGTTACAATTGATAAACCCGTTGATCCTGCAATTCTGGAAGAACTTCACAAGAAGTTCCCCGATTTTACTAAAGCCTATGAAGCTTACGGCCTGAAACATGAAGAGTTTGTAACCTATGGTGCCACTTCAAGAACCCTCAGAGGATTCCTGGCTGGATATACCGAACTGCTGTCTGTTGTAAGGGACTTTATGGTTCCCAATCCCGACGCATAATAATCAGGGGGAGAAATCCCCTTGTTTGGGTAATCAATAGGATAATCAATAGGATAATCAATAGGATAATCAATAGGATAAGAAGGAATATAATATGTCAGAATATATCAGTAAATTAATGGATAGAGCCCGTGCGGCTCAGAAACAGATAGAGTTTTTCAGCCAGGAACAGGTTGATAATATGTGCGAGAGAATCGCCTGGGCTACAATTCAGGAAGATTTTGCACAGAAAATTGCAGAGTTCGCCTTTGAAGAAACTCAGATGGGTGATGTCTCCAGTAAATACGGGAAGATGATGAATAAGGTCCGGGGCGGCTGGTTCGATATGAAAGGTGAAAAGTCCACTGGAGTTATTGAGGAAAACAAGGCTCTGGGGCTTATTAAGATTGCCAAACCTGTCGGTGTTATCGGGGCTCTTGTTCCCTGTACCAATTGTGAAGCAACTGAGGTTCTTAAGGCAATGAGTGCCATTAAGACAAGAAATGCCATCATCCTGGCTCCCCATCCACGTGCCCGAAAAACAAACGAAATTGTCGTTAATAAAATGAGAGAGGCTCTGGAAGCCGGAGGTTACCCTGCCGATCTTATTATTCATATGGATGAAGTCACCATGGATAACTCTCAGGATCTCATGGAGCAGTGTGACCTTATACTGGCCACCGGTGGTGGAGGTCTTGTAAAGGCAGCCTATTCCAGCGGTACTCCCGCCTACGGTGTAGGTGCGGGTAATGCAGTAACCATCGTTGATGACACTCAGGATATGGCCGTTGTCGCTGATAAAATTAAACGTTCAAAAACCTTTGACCAGGCTACAAGCTGTTCAGCTGAGAATGCCTGTCTTATTCAGGATACTATTTACAACACTTTTGTTGCTGCTCTTCAGGATGAAGGCGGATACCTTTGTGATGAGGATGAGAAGAATAAACTCCAGACTGCTCTGTGGCCTGACGGTGTTCACCTCAACAGAGATGTAGTTGCCCAGCCAGCCGCTAAGATTGCCAGGATTGCCGGAATTGATCTTCCTGAAGACCGTTGTTTTTTCTTTGTAGAAGAGAGCGGAATCGGTGCAGATTTCCCCTTCTCCGGTGAAAAACTTTCTGTTGTTACAGCTGTATATAAATGGGACAATTTTGACAATGCCGTACAGATGGTGAACGATATAACCAACTTCTCCGGTGCAGGTCACTCCTGTGGAATCCACAGCTCCAATGAAGAGCGGGTTATGCAGCTTTCCGAACAGGTAAAAGTTTCACGAGTTATGGTAAATCAGCCCCAGTGTCTCGCCAACAGCGGTGCCTGGACAAATGGAATGCCTATGACATTAACCCTGGGTTGCGGAACCTGGGGAGGAAATATCTCAAGCGAAAATATCACCTGGAAACATCTGATGAACACAACCTGGGTCTCCTCTCCTATCGCCAACCGACAGCCTGATGACAAGGAGTTATTCAGTGAGCAAGTCAGAAAAGGCTGATCAGGTTCCGGAACTTCCCAGAACTCACAGGGAGAGCCTGGCTCTCCTTGAGAAGATGCGGAAGTCCATGCTGGCCGGGGGTGGTGAAGACCGCCGGGCCAGACAGAGAGCCAAAGGAAAACATACGGCCCGCGAAAGAATCCATCTTCTTGTGGATGATGGCAGCTTTATTGAGAATCAGCCCTATGAGCTGAGCCGTATCGATGACTTCGGCATGGATAAAAAGAAAATCAGCGGTGATGGTGTAATAACCGGAAGCGCACTTATGGGGGGACGGCAGGTCTGGATGTCTTCTCAGGACTTTACTGTTCTGGGCGGATCTCTCGGGGAGCAGCATGCTTCCAAGATAGCCGGAACTCTGCAGATGGCTCTGAAGACTGGTAAACCCTTTATTCAGATCAACGATTCAGGTGGAGCCCGTATTCAGGAAGGAGTTATGTCTCTGGAAGGATATGGAAGTATCTTCAGAGGCAATATCCTTGCTTCCGGAGTTATTCCCCAGATCAGTCTGATCATGGGGCCCTGTGCCGGTGGAGCCGCATATTCTCCTGCGCTGACTGACTTTGTATTTATGGTGGATAAAACCAGCCATATGTATATAACAGGTCCCGATGTCATTAGGGCTGTGACAGGTGAAGATGTTAGCCATGAGACCCTTGGTGGTGCCGTGGCTCACAACAGCTTGAGTGGTAATGCCCACTTTAACTGCAGCAGTGAAGATGAGTGTCTACTTACAGTTAGTAAACTGCTCACCTTTATTCCTTCATCAAATAAGGAAACTCCTCCTGTTGTTGACAGTAAGGATGATCCTAACAGGGATACTTCGGATATTCTCCGGATTATCCCGGGACAGTCAAACAGACCCTATGATATTCGGGATATTATTGCTTTGCTTTTTGATAAAGACTGTGAGTTTCTGGAAGTTCATAAGTATTTTGCCAGGAGTATGGTAGTCGGATTTTCCCGTCTGGGTGGAAGATCTGTAGGTGTTATCGGGAATCAGCCTAATGTGTTTGCCGGTGCTCTTAACAGAGATTCATCTGATAAGGCTGCCCGTTTTATCAGATTCTGTGATTCCTTCGGGATTCCCATTGTTTCACTTGTTGATGTACCCGGATATATGCCCGGTACTGAACAGGAACATGGAGGCATCATCCGTCACGGAGCTAAACTGCTTTATGCTATTGCAGAAGCAACGGTTCCCAAGCTGGCTCTTGTACTCCGAAAAGCCTATGGTGGCGCCTATATTGGAATGGCTTCCAAGGCTCTTGGATATGACCGTGTCCTCGCGCTGCCCATTGCAGAGATCGCAGTAATGGGTGCTTCAGGCGCTGCTAATATTATTTTCAGAAATGAAATTAAAGCAGCCAAAGATTCAGATCTTATTCGTGAGATAAAGATGCATGAGTACCAGGAAAAGTTTATGAATCCCTTTTCTGCAGCTTCTCTTGGAATTGTGGACGATGTGGTTGCCCCTGAATCAGTGAGGAAGGAGCTTATCAGATCTATGGAAATGTGTGCGGATAAACAGGAAACCCTGCCGTATAAGAAACATGGAAATATACCGCTATGATGTTTATAAAAAGATTAAGAGATAAGAATCGAAATAAGAATAGTTTTGCAGCAGAAGCAAATGATGTCCGATATGTTCCCGAGCATGTGCCCGGAATATATTCAGATGCTTCTGTATGGACTCAAAGAAAGAAGTAGGATAACCCTTTTTTCCTGATCCGGCCCGATCCCTTTTAACCGGGGGATCGGGCATTTTTTATCTCATAGTAATATAGCAATTTCCTGTACAGAGCTGAGAACTGCAAACGTTTGTATTTATTCTTCCTTTCGTGCATTGATTCACTCTTTATTTTTTTAATTCCAACAGTCAGTTTTTATCTTTTAATTGATAGAAAAATATATTTTAAATACATGTATGGTATGTATATAGATGTGTAACTAGAAATGAGGTAATAATAAAACTTGACAATACAATAGTTTCAGTATAATAATCATAGTTAATGACAACGTTTGCAAAGAATTGCAAGATATCCATTGTCTAAGATTATTTATTGAGGGTTTAATGAAACAGGTCACCATTAAAGATATTGCAGAAATAGCAGGAGTCAGTTTCTCTACAGTCTCCCGTTGTCTCAATGACAGTTCTTTAGTGTCTGATAAAACAAAGTCCAAGGTGAACAAAATTGCAGATGACCTGGGTTTTGAGTTTAATGCCGGTGCAAGAAGTATGATTACAAGCCGGGCCGGAACAGTCGGTATTATCATGCCTGAGCAGTACAAAGAATCTAATGTAAACGTCTATCACAGTATGCTGATGAACAAACTCCGTACGAGTCTGGAAAAGGCTGATATGGATCTGATCGTTTCCCATCAGCAGAATCATTATTCCGGTCAGAATAATATTATCCGGCTGGTAACAAGAAACAAGGTTGATGGTCTGATCATTCTGCTGGAAGATCTCAGTGAAGAGAGCTGCGAGTTTCTTGAGAAAAAATCGGTCCCCTTTGTATGCATTCACTATCCTCCTGGAAAAGTGGTGCAGGACCAGGACGTGGTTTATACAGATCACTATATGGGGGGACGTCTTGTAGCAGAGCATCTGCTGAAAAAAGGCAATCAGACATTTGTCCTTATTGCAGAGGAAGAGAAGCATCTGGAGTACAGACAGAGAGAAGACGGATTCTGCGACACAATTGAAAAGGCCGGATTCACGGTAAATCGATATTACAGTGATTCCTCATTTGATGCTGCCAGGGCTGTTGTCAGTTCAAATATCGAAGAGATCAAAGAGTATGACGCACTGTTCGGCTCCAATGATCTGATGGCCCTGGGTGCTATGCAGGCTATGAGGGATGCAGGAATGATAATGCCTGCTGATATGTCTGTTGTCGGTTATGACGACACCGAATTCTGTCTTTATAATAATCCGGGGCTTACATCAATTCATCAGCCTCGGGAAGAGCTGGCTCATATATCCTGTGACCGCCTTTTTATGCAGATTGAGAAAATGAAGAATGGGGAACAGCTGCTGAAGAAAAGAATCAGCATACAGCCCGTTCTTGTACCACGTGAATCATCCTGAAATAGGATAATCTCTCTCTTTTGAAAGTGAGAATAATAAAATAAAACAATCAGATATCAGTAAGTGACTGAGTATCTGCAGGAGGAATTATATGATAGTAAAAAATCAGATACAAGATTCTGGGTATACCTCTATAACAGAGGAAAATGGAATCCATTCGGATATGCTCCTTGATTTTGGAATTCTCAGATTATCTGCCGGAGACGTTTGGGAAGACGGTGATCAGATCAAAGAACGGGCCTGGCTTCTGATTTCAGGTGAACTCCGCTTTGAATGGCAGGGAGAAGAAGCCGTAATGAAACGCTCTTCCTGTTTTGAAGAAAGCCCCTCTGTACTGCATGTACCTAGTGGGGTGGAGGTAAAAATAACAGCATTGTCCGATGTCGAGATTTCTGTGGAAAAGAAGACAAATAGTAAAGATTTTCCTTCTAAGCTATACAGACCTGAAGATATCAGAAGTGATATCTTCGGTGGAGGAATAATGCATGATGCTGCCAAACGTACTGTCCGTACTGTATTTGATGGTGAGATTGCCCCTGAATCCAACATGGTTCTGGGTGAGGTCATAAATCATCCCGGCCGCTGGTCCAGTTATCCCCCCCATCATCATCCTCAGCCTGAGATTTATCATTACAGACATTTTCCTGAGCAGGGATTCGGAGTCTCTCTTCTGGATGAAGAAGCTTTTTATACAAAAAATGGCGATACATGTCTCATCAATGGGGGTAAAACCCATTCACAGGTGACAGCAGCAGGTTACGCCATGTATTACATCTGGATGATTTCCCATCTTCCTGAAGACAGATGGCTGCCGTCTACCAGATATTTCAAAGAAGAGCATAAATGGCTTATCGATCCTGAAGTAAAGATCTGGCCCGAGCTGAAACATGAAGGAACAAAAATATGAAAACAGTCCGAATGACCATGGGACAGGCCCTGGTTAAATTTCTTGATAATCAATATATCTCCTTTGATGGAGAAGAAGAAAAATTTGTAAATGGTGTATTCGGTATATTCGGACACGGATGTGTTGTCGGGATAGGGGAGGCTCTTCAGGAGCCTGATCACTCTCTCAAATTCTACCAGGGACATAATGAACAGGGTATGGCCCATGCGGCTATTGCCTATGCAAAACAGAATAACCGCCGGAAAATAATGGCCGTGACTTCCTCCATCGGCCCCGGTGCACTCAATATGGTGACAGCTGCCGGCCTGGCTTCAGTTAACAGAATCCCGGTCTTACTCCTTCCGGGTGATTCTTTTGCCTGCCGGCAGCCCGATCCCGTCCTTCAGCAGATGGAGCAGTTTAATGACAGTACTGTAACCAGCAATGATGCCTTCCGCTCTGTCTGCCGTTACTGGGACAGAGTCAGCCGCCCCGAGCAGCTGATGTCTGCGGCCATGAATGCCATGCGTGTTCTTACCGATCCTGCTGATACGGGTGCAGTCTGTCTGGCCCTGCCCCAGGATGTACAGGCGGAAGCCTGGGACTATCCGGTGGAATTCTTTGAAAAACGGGTTCACTTCATTGAGCGCCGTTCTCTATCAGATGATGCTGTTAAGAGAGCTGCTTCAGTAATTACTGAAAGCAGTAAACCCCTTGTTGTCTGCGGCGGAGGAGTCCGCTATTCAGAGGCCGGAGAAGCTTTGGCCTCATTTTGTGAGAAATTCAATATTCCCTTTGGCGAAACACAGGCCGGTAAAAGTGCAGTGACCTGGGACAATCCCATGAATCTTGGAGGCCTCGGAGTCACAGGAGGTCTGGCAGCCAATGTTATTGCTGCGGAAACAGATCTTGTTATTGCTGTGGGAACAAGACTTTCAGACTTCACTACTGCAAGTAAATCATCATTTAAAAGGGATAATGTAAAAGTTCTCTCCCTAAACGTTAACAGTTTTGATGCCTATAAGATGAATGCTTTTCCCTTCCTCTGTGATGCGAAAGCAGGACTGGACTCACTGAGTGCAGAACTGGAGAAAAAGGGATGGAAATCCTCTTACAGCAGTGAAATTGAAGATGCAAGAGCTGCCTGGAAAAAGGAAGTAGATCATCTCTATTCTGATAATGAACTGGGACCCAATGGAATCTACTCACAGCTCAGAGCTCTTGGGATTATGAATGAAGAGATTTTTGATAAGGATGCAATTATTGTAGGTGCTTCCGGAAGTCTTCCCGGTGATCTGCAGAGAGTCTGGAGATCAAGACATAAAGATACCTACCATATGGAATATGGATTTTCCTGCATGGGCTATGAAGTTTCCGGCGCTGTAGGTGCAAAAATTGCCGCACCTGATCAGGAGGTCTACTCCATGACCGGTGATGCCAGTTTTGTAATGCTCCATTCAGAACTGCTTACCAGCATACAGGAAGGCGTCAAAATCAATATCATGCTCTTTGATAATAACGGATTCGGCTGTATTGATAATCTGCAGACCAGCCAGGGGATTCCCAAGTTCGGCTGTGAATTAAAATATCGAAATCCTGAGACAGGACGTCTTGATGAAGGTGGAAAACCGATTCCCGTAGATTATGCAAAAATAGCCGAAGGTTATGGATGCAGAGTCTGGAGAGTTCATAATTCAGAAGAGCTTAGAACGGCTCTGGCTGAAGCTAAAGAGAGTCCTGTAACTACACTCCTTGATATCAAGGTTGATTTTGACTCCATGTCAGAAGGATATGAAAGCTGGTGGAGAGTCGGTACACCCGAAGTTTCCAAAAAAGAAGCTGTTCTCAAAGCCAATAAAGAACTTGTTAAAAATATTGCAGAAGCAAAACAGTATTAGAGGTAAAAAATGAATAAAGACAATGTAAAACTGGCCATGGCTCCCATCGGCTGGACCAACGACGATATGCCCGATCTCGGTGCGGAAGTCACATTTGAACAGTGTGTCAGTGAAATGGCTCTGGCAGGGTATGCAGGTTCTGAAGTGGGAAATAAATATCCTAAAGATCCGGCAGTCCTGAAAGAGCATCTGGATCTGAGAGGGCTGAAAATCTGTAATCAGTGGTTCAGTTCTTTTCTGGCTTCACAGCCCTTCGAGCAGGTTGAAAAAGATTTCAGAGCCCAGCTCTCTTTCCTGAAAGCCATGGGTGCCGATGTTATCGGTCCTTCAGAGCAGACACGTTCCTGCCAGGGTGATACAACTACATCCGTTTTCAGTGGAAAAGCTGTATTAAGCACAGAAGAGTTCGCTCAGATGTGTAATGGAATGAATAAACTGGGACATATTGCCAATGAAGAAGGTCTTAAGCTGGCTTTTCATCATCATATGGGAACAGGTGTGCAGACTGTTGAAGAGACAGAACGATTTCTGAATGACACAGATCCTGCAAAGGTCTCTCTACTCTTTGATGCCGGGCATTTTGCCTTTTCCGGAGAAGATCCCGTTGCAGCATTGAAAAAGTTTATTGGAAGGGTAGGCCATGTTCATCTTAAAGATATGAGAACTGATGTCTATGCTGATGTAAAGTCCAATGATTCATCCTTTCTTGATGCTGTCAGACAGGGTGTCTTTACAGTCCCCGGTGATGGTTCAATCGATTTTCCTTCAATCTTCAGTATTCTGGAACAGAATGAATACAGAGGCTGGATGGTTGTTGAGGCAGAACAGGACCCGGCTAAAGCCAACCCCTTTGCATATGCCAAGATGGCCAGAGATTACATAAGAAAAAATACAGGTATCTGAGAAATAGTTTTCAGAACCGGGAGATAAAAATGAAGAAAAAATTGAATATCGGCATCATAGGTGCCGGAAGAATCGGAAGGGTACATGCCGAAGGAATCTGTAATCAGATTTCCGGAGCATCAGTTAAAACTATGGCTGACCCATTTATGAATGATGAGACTGCTGCCTGGGCACAGTCCATGGGTGTTGAATCAACAACTAAAGAATACAAGGATATTCTAGCTGATTCAGAAATTGATGCTGTTCTTATCTGTACTCCTACAGATACACATGCACAGATTACAAGAGAAGCGGCAAAGGCAGGAAAGCATATCTTCTGTGAAAAACCCATTGACCTTGATGTCGAAAGTATCAAGCAGACTCTGGCAATTGTTGAGGAAGCGGGTGTGAAGTTCCAGATTGGATTCAACAGACGTTTTGATCACAACTTCAGAGCCGTAAAAGATGCTGTGGAGGCTGGCAAAGTCGGTGATCCCCACATGATTAAGATCGTTTCAAGAGATCCCTCACCACCCCCCATCGAATATGTAAAAAGTTCCGGTGGTATGTTTGTTGATATGACCATCCATGATTTTGATATGGTCCGTTATTTAAGCGGCAGTGAAGTAGAAGAAATTTTTGTTCAGGGTGCTGTGCTTGTTGATCCCGAAATAGGAAAGGCCGGTGATATTGATACCGCACTGATAACTATGAAATTTGCCAATGGTGCTATCGGTTGTATCGATAACTCCAGAAAAGCGGCCTATGGATATGATCAGCGTGCTGAAGTTTTCGGCAGTAAGGGATCTGTTGCGACTGGAAATGATACACAGTCTACGGCAGTACTCAGTACTGAAGATGGAATCATTTCTGAAAAACCTTTTCACTTCTTTCTTGAGCGTTATATGGCTTCCTTTGTACAGGAACTGAGAGAGTTCTGTGAGGCTATTATCAATGATACAGATACTCCCCTGGGCGGCATTGACGCATTGAGACCCGTACAGATTGCAATTGCAGCTGGTGAATCTTTGAAAACAGGAAAGCCTGTAAAACTCAATTATTAATTAAGCAATAGAACAGCTTGAAAAGCCGTTTCTTCGAGAGTTGCCTTCTTTAATGAAGGAACTCAAGGGGAAGCGGTTTTTTTATTGGATTTTAAATAATTAAGGGAATAATCGAGGCTGAATGATCAGCGGATATTCAGGCGGCTTTCAATATTTTCGATATGAGAGCTGAAGGTTACAACTGACTGGTTGATTTCACCGGATCTGATTGTATCAACAATATGCTGATGTTCAGAAACAATCAGAGAACGGTCGGAATAATCATCCTGGGATTTTACTATCTCTTCATACATAAAGGATTTAAGAGTCTGGTATATGGCATAGAATAGAGTGTTTCCGGTACTCTTAACTATGATGTTATGGAAATTGTAATCAGCTTCTACGGTTGTTTCAGGAGAGGCCGATTCAATTCCGGCTTTCATCTCATCAACCTCTTTCTGCAGCTCTTTCAGGACTTCTTCAACGGCTTCAGATTTTTCCATAGACTGTCTTGTCAGGTTTATTACACTCCAGAGTTCGATTGCTCCTCG
This genomic interval carries:
- the iolD gene encoding 3D-(3,5/4)-trihydroxycyclohexane-1,2-dione acylhydrolase (decyclizing) gives rise to the protein MKTVRMTMGQALVKFLDNQYISFDGEEEKFVNGVFGIFGHGCVVGIGEALQEPDHSLKFYQGHNEQGMAHAAIAYAKQNNRRKIMAVTSSIGPGALNMVTAAGLASVNRIPVLLLPGDSFACRQPDPVLQQMEQFNDSTVTSNDAFRSVCRYWDRVSRPEQLMSAAMNAMRVLTDPADTGAVCLALPQDVQAEAWDYPVEFFEKRVHFIERRSLSDDAVKRAASVITESSKPLVVCGGGVRYSEAGEALASFCEKFNIPFGETQAGKSAVTWDNPMNLGGLGVTGGLAANVIAAETDLVIAVGTRLSDFTTASKSSFKRDNVKVLSLNVNSFDAYKMNAFPFLCDAKAGLDSLSAELEKKGWKSSYSSEIEDARAAWKKEVDHLYSDNELGPNGIYSQLRALGIMNEEIFDKDAIIVGASGSLPGDLQRVWRSRHKDTYHMEYGFSCMGYEVSGAVGAKIAAPDQEVYSMTGDASFVMLHSELLTSIQEGVKINIMLFDNNGFGCIDNLQTSQGIPKFGCELKYRNPETGRLDEGGKPIPVDYAKIAEGYGCRVWRVHNSEELRTALAEAKESPVTTLLDIKVDFDSMSEGYESWWRVGTPEVSKKEAVLKANKELVKNIAEAKQY
- the iolE gene encoding myo-inosose-2 dehydratase is translated as MNKDNVKLAMAPIGWTNDDMPDLGAEVTFEQCVSEMALAGYAGSEVGNKYPKDPAVLKEHLDLRGLKICNQWFSSFLASQPFEQVEKDFRAQLSFLKAMGADVIGPSEQTRSCQGDTTTSVFSGKAVLSTEEFAQMCNGMNKLGHIANEEGLKLAFHHHMGTGVQTVEETERFLNDTDPAKVSLLFDAGHFAFSGEDPVAALKKFIGRVGHVHLKDMRTDVYADVKSNDSSFLDAVRQGVFTVPGDGSIDFPSIFSILEQNEYRGWMVVEAEQDPAKANPFAYAKMARDYIRKNTGI
- the iolG gene encoding inositol 2-dehydrogenase; this encodes MKKKLNIGIIGAGRIGRVHAEGICNQISGASVKTMADPFMNDETAAWAQSMGVESTTKEYKDILADSEIDAVLICTPTDTHAQITREAAKAGKHIFCEKPIDLDVESIKQTLAIVEEAGVKFQIGFNRRFDHNFRAVKDAVEAGKVGDPHMIKIVSRDPSPPPIEYVKSSGGMFVDMTIHDFDMVRYLSGSEVEEIFVQGAVLVDPEIGKAGDIDTALITMKFANGAIGCIDNSRKAAYGYDQRAEVFGSKGSVATGNDTQSTAVLSTEDGIISEKPFHFFLERYMASFVQELREFCEAIINDTDTPLGGIDALRPVQIAIAAGESLKTGKPVKLNY
- a CDS encoding FadR/GntR family transcriptional regulator, with the translated sequence MAKIRQKTVVEQVMEQIKELIASGEYQPGDKLPTEHELAARFGIGRSSVREAIKIFNYLGVLKSKAAKGTFLSDRANISTEALSWAILMGKEEQHELIETRGAIELWSVINLTRQSMEKSEAVEEVLKELQKEVDEMKAGIESASPETTVEADYNFHNIIVKSTGNTLFYAIYQTLKSFMYEEIVKSQDDYSDRSLIVSEHQHIVDTIRSGEINQSVVTFSSHIENIESRLNIR